A genomic region of Pseudoalteromonas piscicida contains the following coding sequences:
- a CDS encoding FecCD family ABC transporter permease encodes MIAAKRIALISILLLSLCCFSMLMALKIGVIDLSWHTVIQAIINFDPNVLQQRVVVELRLPRTLLAMSAGAGLAIAGLILQTVTRNPLADPYLFGISSGASFGVVVLIALFGAQSSLMMSGAAFVGSLLSILLLLFVAKRNAMQQVETMLLAGVALSFLFSAFTSLLLYWSDPQAISAIFFWNLGSFARASWQWLWLPCLVVLLSFITLLVMRRPLNALLLGDESATTLGVNVGRVRIGMLLLSSLLTAVLVAACGGVGFVGLMIPHIVRFFISQAKVIGLVATALCGSLLMLWVDVLSRTLIDNQELPVGVITAAIGSVFFLALLIFKNRRSGGVGVTHG; translated from the coding sequence ATGATTGCCGCAAAGCGGATCGCGTTGATATCGATACTGCTATTGAGCTTGTGCTGTTTTAGCATGCTGATGGCACTTAAGATCGGTGTGATTGATTTATCTTGGCATACGGTTATACAAGCGATTATTAATTTCGATCCAAACGTACTTCAACAGCGGGTGGTAGTTGAACTTCGTCTGCCACGGACGTTACTGGCGATGAGCGCGGGAGCAGGACTGGCGATAGCGGGTCTTATTTTGCAAACCGTGACGCGTAACCCTCTAGCTGATCCTTATTTATTTGGTATTTCTTCAGGTGCTTCATTCGGTGTGGTGGTGCTTATTGCGCTATTTGGTGCACAGTCTAGCCTAATGATGTCTGGGGCTGCATTTGTCGGAAGTTTGCTGTCTATTTTGTTGCTTTTATTTGTGGCAAAGCGCAATGCAATGCAGCAGGTGGAAACTATGCTCTTGGCGGGCGTTGCACTTTCTTTTCTGTTCAGTGCCTTTACTAGCTTGTTGCTCTATTGGAGTGACCCTCAAGCCATCAGTGCAATCTTCTTTTGGAATCTAGGCTCGTTTGCAAGGGCGAGCTGGCAATGGCTATGGCTTCCTTGTTTGGTCGTGTTGCTGAGTTTTATCACGCTTTTAGTGATGCGTCGGCCACTCAACGCCTTGTTGCTCGGAGATGAGAGTGCCACCACGCTTGGCGTGAATGTAGGACGAGTGCGAATAGGTATGTTGTTATTGAGCTCCTTACTCACCGCAGTACTTGTGGCTGCGTGCGGTGGAGTCGGATTTGTAGGTTTGATGATCCCGCATATCGTGCGCTTTTTTATCTCGCAAGCAAAGGTCATTGGGCTTGTGGCCACCGCGCTTTGCGGTTCGCTTTTGATGCTATGGGTGGATGTATTGTCGCGCACACTTATCGATAATCAGGAACTTCCCGTGGGTGTGATCACCGCCGCCATTGGCAGCGTGTTCTTCTTAGCATTGCTTATTTTCAAAAATCGCCGCTCTGGAGGCGTCGGAGTTACCCATGGTTAA
- a CDS encoding ABC transporter ATP-binding protein, with translation MAVTPQFQVDKLSVQLGGKAILKALSFAINSGEFIGLLGPNGAGKSTLLRTLYQYTAPSSGALLFNDKPLASYGRKAYARHVAVVLQEIPAEFTLPLFDMVLMGLTPNKSLLATTTAAEKQAILHAIEQVGLSHKLEQCFSSLSGGEKQRAMIARAMVQAPQVLIMDEPTSHLDIKYQIQIMELAKQLGVTIIASFHDLNLASALCDRLLILNNGELVADGSPLEVITESLLSQVFGVCAEVSTVRHPPNNSEIPHIRFHYGYQL, from the coding sequence ATGGCAGTCACTCCACAATTTCAAGTCGATAAACTTAGCGTACAGCTTGGTGGTAAAGCCATCTTAAAGGCACTCAGCTTTGCTATTAATTCGGGTGAATTTATTGGTTTGCTCGGACCGAATGGTGCTGGAAAGTCGACTTTGCTGCGCACTTTATATCAATACACAGCACCAAGTTCTGGGGCGCTACTTTTCAATGATAAGCCGCTAGCTAGTTATGGACGTAAAGCCTACGCGAGACATGTTGCTGTGGTGCTACAAGAGATCCCCGCTGAGTTTACTCTGCCATTATTTGATATGGTATTGATGGGGCTAACACCGAACAAATCACTGCTCGCGACAACGACGGCTGCTGAAAAACAGGCAATCTTACATGCCATTGAGCAAGTTGGATTGAGCCATAAGTTAGAGCAATGTTTTAGCTCCTTGTCTGGTGGGGAGAAGCAAAGAGCAATGATCGCACGTGCCATGGTGCAAGCGCCTCAAGTATTGATAATGGATGAGCCCACCAGCCATTTGGACATTAAATATCAAATCCAAATTATGGAGCTGGCCAAACAGCTTGGTGTTACTATCATTGCGTCTTTTCACGACTTAAATTTGGCTAGCGCCTTGTGCGACCGCTTATTAATATTAAATAACGGTGAGCTTGTTGCAGATGGGTCGCCACTTGAAGTCATTACCGAAAGCCTATTAAGCCAAGTTTTTGGGGTATGCGCAGAGGTTTCTACTGTCCGCCATCCGCCAAATAACAGTGAGATCCCACATATACGCTTTCATTACGGGTATCAATTATGA
- a CDS encoding histidine phosphatase family protein, with translation MQRQLYFVRHGETTLSGHLLGVTDPELSTIGAQQLLQSLTSLSGLRRIISSPRKRCLNTATAFAKQYQLPVDVEPNLAEFDFGLWDGQPYDTLWRETQSPSIGDFWHNPWLHTPPEGESMYDFHHRVATWWHSILASPSEECTAVVAHAGVIKALVALILDLSPELTAYQSKIDIPYAGIVKVEVFYDSCQTAWPKVVF, from the coding sequence ATGCAGCGGCAGCTATATTTTGTTCGTCATGGTGAAACGACCCTATCAGGCCATTTACTTGGAGTGACAGATCCCGAACTCAGTACCATAGGCGCTCAGCAATTGCTGCAATCGTTAACGAGTCTAAGTGGCCTGCGGCGTATTATTAGCTCTCCAAGGAAGCGCTGCCTGAATACAGCCACAGCCTTTGCAAAGCAGTATCAACTCCCCGTTGACGTGGAGCCAAATCTCGCCGAATTTGATTTTGGGTTATGGGATGGACAACCATATGATACGCTTTGGCGAGAAACCCAATCTCCAAGTATTGGCGATTTTTGGCACAACCCTTGGCTGCACACGCCTCCTGAGGGCGAGTCTATGTATGATTTTCATCATCGGGTTGCCACATGGTGGCACAGCATTTTGGCGTCGCCAAGTGAAGAGTGTACCGCCGTGGTAGCACATGCTGGAGTAATAAAAGCGCTTGTAGCACTTATTCTTGACCTATCGCCTGAGCTTACTGCATACCAATCGAAGATAGATATTCCTTATGCGGGTATAGTAAAAGTTGAGGTGTTTTACGACAGCTGCCAAACTGCTTGGCCAAAAGTTGTATTTTAG
- the nqrM gene encoding (Na+)-NQR maturation NqrM, with protein sequence MSLFLLTFGLLMLIAVAMAVGVIVQKKSMASSCGGLGSMGIDKICDCDDPCDKRKKRLAKEEMWKENQIL encoded by the coding sequence ATGTCTTTATTCCTCCTTACTTTCGGTTTACTTATGCTTATCGCTGTTGCGATGGCAGTAGGCGTTATCGTACAAAAGAAATCCATGGCAAGTAGCTGTGGTGGTTTGGGCTCAATGGGCATTGACAAAATTTGTGATTGCGACGATCCATGCGATAAACGCAAAAAGCGGTTAGCAAAAGAAGAGATGTGGAAAGAAAACCAGATCCTGTAA
- a CDS encoding FAD:protein FMN transferase, with product MQASYAFLSRFFIISFLFVFLTGCQDAKPEAKEIVLSGKTMGTTYNIKVFPGEKSLSQAQLHDEVEQALKTVNQSMSTYIPDSEINQFNRLAANTVMPISEDFRLVVAESIRLGKSTKTLDVTMGPLIDLWGFGPDKRPTMRPSQAELDDMRTRIGVDKLILNDTGLAKTIAGLELSFSATAKGYGIDKVAEVIESHDIHDYMVEIGGELRVSGKKPDGEWRIAIEKPDAPVGQRQIHRVIEPGKNGIATSGDYRIFYEMDGETFTHLIDPTTGRPVKHELVSVTVLHPSAMTADGLATALTVMGTERAKAYATEHQLPVYLMYKSPEGIKSYASEAFQPYLN from the coding sequence ATGCAAGCAAGTTACGCTTTTTTATCTAGATTTTTTATTATTTCGTTTTTATTCGTTTTTTTAACAGGGTGCCAAGACGCCAAACCTGAAGCCAAGGAAATCGTGCTGTCTGGTAAAACCATGGGCACAACCTACAACATCAAAGTATTCCCTGGCGAAAAGTCGCTCTCACAAGCGCAGCTGCACGATGAGGTTGAGCAAGCATTAAAGACTGTTAATCAATCTATGTCCACCTATATCCCAGATTCTGAGATTAACCAGTTCAACCGTTTAGCGGCAAATACCGTTATGCCTATCAGTGAAGACTTTCGCTTGGTAGTTGCTGAATCTATCCGCCTTGGGAAGTCGACAAAAACGCTTGATGTTACGATGGGACCGCTTATCGATTTGTGGGGATTTGGTCCTGACAAAAGACCAACAATGCGTCCGTCACAGGCTGAGTTAGACGATATGCGCACTCGTATCGGTGTCGATAAGCTCATTTTAAATGACACTGGCCTCGCTAAAACAATTGCTGGACTTGAATTATCATTTTCTGCAACCGCTAAAGGTTATGGTATAGATAAGGTCGCTGAGGTGATTGAGAGTCATGATATTCATGACTATATGGTTGAAATTGGCGGCGAGCTGCGAGTTTCAGGTAAGAAGCCGGATGGTGAGTGGCGTATTGCTATCGAGAAACCTGATGCGCCTGTTGGTCAACGCCAAATTCACCGTGTGATAGAGCCTGGCAAAAATGGCATTGCGACCTCAGGTGACTACCGTATTTTCTATGAAATGGATGGTGAAACCTTTACACACCTTATTGACCCAACAACAGGTCGCCCGGTTAAACATGAGCTAGTATCAGTAACGGTACTGCATCCATCTGCGATGACGGCTGATGGCTTAGCAACAGCATTGACTGTGATGGGCACGGAGCGTGCAAAGGCGTATGCCACTGAGCATCAACTCCCCGTGTATTTAATGTATAAAAGTCCTGAAGGGATCAAGAGTTACGCGAGTGAAGCATTTCAGCCGTACTTGAATTAA